The Rhopalosiphum maidis isolate BTI-1 chromosome 4, ASM367621v3, whole genome shotgun sequence region tcacaaattatgtttaattttatagatgtatttgccgtttttattaaattcatatcaaGTTGAGAGTAGAGGATCTGGTAAACCAGCAGATCAAGAATTCCTCAAGAAACAAGAAGAGCTCTTGTTGGAAAATTATAGTtagttaatgttatattatcttatgttgttgtaattataatgtaatattatttcttattttatttagaaaatacacTTGGTATTGATGAGGAAGCATTGATAAAATTGGAGGAAGAACTAAATCATCATAAAGAAGAGCTAGATTTACTAAATGACCTTACTGAAGAACAAAAATTGGaggtatagttaaataaacatCATATCTAGAAAATCGAGAGGCTTGCATATTAGAATTATAAActcaacatatttaataactttctACAAAGccgtaaaattatcattagtttttttttttatctgtattaaattattaaaagcttTCTAAATATACTATCAGAACATTTTTtgagtacaataaatattcaatgatacttattaaaaatttgaatcttgtttatttttatgtatgacTTGTTAATTGTATGTTAGAAAGATACTATGCATACAGTAGGAGATAAAAAacttaactattaagttttattttattaaattataaaatacttgttgcaattttcaaaattatatttatttatttaaaaagtccaagcaatataatatagttaaaatatatttatattttcaggaAATGAAAGCTATGAAAGTTGCATTACAAAAAGATATTGCaaactcaaaaaaatatatcaaagatTTACAAACATGTCATGGAGAAGTACAGGAATatatttcaaagaaaaaagaTGAACGTGTTTTTCAAGGTATTAATTCTTCAACCCTATTaaacctttattttttatactgattataatagtaacaattttaattttggttttatatttttattaatatataacttatcactatacttataacttatataactatCTCTAGTGTCGAATTTatctatgaattatattatagtctattttaattttaatatttaatgttaagttCAATTATTGTCTTCTGAAATTCGACCATAAAAAGTTAGCAAATTCATGAAGTAATAAGTGATTATCACTATTACACattctatagtatatttatatactctgTTTCATATAAGGGTAATCTCAGGCAATTAGCTTCTGCGTACAATGGTAGAAATGAGTGTGGCTAACATACACCAATGGCTGTGCTCTTGggaatgtaattttattatttttattattttaacaattgttaAACTCACATTTCGTTAAGATAACAAGTAACAACTTAAATATgtactctattttttttatttatggtgAATCATCTGATTGTCTAAAACAAAATCTAATGACAAAAACTGATTTAATTGAGGGTTTTAGTTTGATCAAATGTGATGAAAACCGGTAGTCgctttaagtttaaaaatacattaggcAGAGTATTCTTTTCTATATTTACtgtgaacaatttatatttgtgttataaCTTTTGTCTATCAAAGACaagtaaactaaaaaatgttaattaattttttatacttatattatcatttgaaatattgtttagaaAAAGATATTGAAAACTTACAAAGGGAATTGAATGTAGTCAATAGTTGTATAAATGGTCAACAAATTACTCAAGAcgataagaaaattattgaagAAGATATTATTACTCTGAAACAAGACATACAATATGAATCAAATTGTTTAGAAGAATActcaaatatagtatattctgAAGATTTAAATGTTGTTGACGTTAGATTAAAAGTtagtattaattgatttatttaaaataagaattttattagttaagttGTAAAAAGTGAAATACTAGAATATCAGAATGTCATCCTTTGTCTAATGTGATGATTTATATCAGGGGTGGCTACAAAGAGGCTCATAAGTTGCACGCGGCTCTTGAGTCAGTCTCATGTGGCTCTTGATGTCTAGCTTGgagtaacattattattaactattttaatcatgatttaattactgtaattatttcattcataaacttataattgtttattgtttagctggataaattatttgtacagtacaataaaatgtgtgctgaaaatattgttgtattaccTGAACTTGAAAATGCAATAGccgataaaaatgtacttgcTGTACACATAAGAGAATCTTTAAAAGAAGTGGATGAATTattgaaaagtttaaaaaacaagaatGTTGAAAAACTGAAAGAAGTTGAACACAAAATTGCTTCTATACGAATAGAACTAGATTCAGTAAGTAATgaattaaacacaaataagtatactaattataaattgttatgtgtacttatgaaatatattataattttaggcaGAGCTGgagtataacaaattaaagaaaatagcTGAAAAATTGGATCCCGAACGTGAAGCTGATAAAAAACGTTTGTTAGAAATAACTGATCGTCAGTTtgaggtaattattatttaatattcttatgcCAGTATTAAACACTTATCCTCAAAAagacaaaattgtattttatcatcatATAAAGCCCTATAGACAGTATAGACCAAGAGTTTCTAATATACAGCCATCAAATGTTTTCGAATTGACATGCCAACCTTAtaatgtcttaaaaataatatattagttttcattgtttttaatttattactaagaaattaaaaaaaaaaaataaaaaaggttgGAAACTCTTGAttgagattataatattaattttaacctcAATTATAAAGTAGTAATTTTCactacttttcaaaataatatttagctatttataagatatttgaaaatacagtagaatattaattatttggacTAATTAATTTCAAGGCTGACCtagataaacaaatatttagacAATTGAATCATGAaacataaatgttatacattgtattaattatttataatattattagatatttgtgacaataaataaattatttatgtcataaaattaaaacattttttggctCTTGAAGTCAATTCcaatgtgtatacaatatacatataaattttttattagtttttaatgtcATTGTACAAAGAACGCACTCGTTTAGCGATTATCTATGGGTATAgagaatacaaaaataaatttgacagTTATTCTAAGTTTGGTTTTTCATGTTATATTTCCATCCTAGCGATAGTTTTCATCCAATTTTAATACAGGAATGTGTTTATTTCTGGCTTAGTGAGGTTTCCGTCTTGGGGggataaatttatatgtatttgataaaaaaaaccaaagaaACTTTCCGTATAACAGGGTTTCCGTTTTATCGaagttttactataatttaatttattataacattgtatccaataattattttaggcaAAACAAGAGCATGAAAATAAGTTGTATGAGATTCAAGctgaaataaaaagtattaatctCGATAACACTGAGGTTAAAGTCAAaacagaagaaaaaaataacttatgtcAGCAGTAAGTATGgttgtttaattgtataaaataccttattatatatttattatttatattgttataatttaatttataatatatttttttaggattAGTGAAATGGAGGAAGaaaagaaatacatttatacaaaaacctTTAACTCTTTGAAAAAACATGGGGAACTCATTGAGGAAACCAAAGAGTTAGTTAAGGTAtacggtatttattatttgttaataattcagATGGTTTCATTTAGCTTATTATTAGGGCTTAGAAGTTAAAGAAGTTGATTATAGGGCAAATtatgtactaaaaaaatgttaaatatgaaaaattctaaaaaaaaatactgaaaaatatcaatcatgtataacaaatttaacaataaaaaaataaacaaaaagatttataataaatgaaatcaaTAACTTATCaacaataagataatatttttgtatattggtGTGGTATAGATTATATGCACATCACactgtttttttcaaattaataatattaatactaataaatacctaaataaaagaatatggagttttatatttaatattatttaaaatatataggttaaaAGTAAGGGAGACtattttgaagaattttaaCATTTGTGTCAATCggatcaataaatttatttttcccaGAAAATGTGCATTACTTTCATAGTATACTCTATAGTAGAACATTCTCTAACTTTTAcaacaatgtatatataatacttaatctaaaaaatatcagcattaaatattttgatttttcttacTATCAAACTAGTgtcttgtaaatattataaaatgtctttACTGTTATCggattaaagttttaaaggtGAAAAACTCAAAGACTGATGGTTTTAATATGGTTTCtgcgaaatttatttttcattattttatatttttatttagaaatagactaaacgattatttttcttcaagctgaaatattataatttataaaaaaccaatatataataagaactATCATagcttaataaattagtaaaatggtcagataattatacaataatattttaataaatggaacctacttttttgaataattaagttaaatattttaatattgtgctattttattataactttacagAAACTTAGTGACCAGCAATTACAGGATATACAATCTATTAAAAGCAGTTatatccaaaaattaaatttataatttgtatgcttTAGAAtacttttgtaaatttttatagcttaataatatactttatgaattaatttaattttataattttatatttttgaataatatttttatgtttagaattacaataaatgattatataatgaatttattattttaatattgtaaacaagttgaataggaatttatattttcaatcattcatcttaatttgtatactattactacaggaaaaacatttttaatttatgtttacaattgtatattgGTGTTAAACTGAAtttctaaagaaaaaaaaaacaatgaaaacaaactaattgaaatttgtttttagttacattattgtttatcttatttaatgGGTCTGTACATCATTGATAAAGTGTACAGTGTCTAGTAGTCAGCTGTGTGTTGATAATTGTATGatagaaacttaaaaaaattattaaccacTTAGAGAGTTGTATgcacttgtatatttttttcatgagTGATCGTATTATATGTTAggtgtacaaaaaaataagttttattacatattttatgattgtaaGATCATATTTCAtctgtataatgcatatattgtTGTACTGTTGTCAAACATGTATTTTGGAAAACATTTATATCGatttattttgagaaaaaatgtTCCATAATCATATAAGTACCtagctattataaatactagtatttataatcaatggaattatatatatatatagtgaattCCGCTTAATGTGACCACATTGGTTCAGATCATTTTGATTCTATTATTGGTTTACtccataaaaatttttttttattgatgagtttatatttataaatttatatagtatgattaaaattaaattaaaataaagtaaagaaACTatctattttgattatatttgagaatctactaatttaattttcatattagccTGCAATTATAAtccatattcaattaatataatatttacatgatttttaattatttaaaattaaataaataataatgtatgtacattgtacctatacatttttaaacaactgAATAGTATTGTtttcgatatatttttgaatagctccttttaactttttcaaaacaattcttGTTTCTTTTTAGTGAATGTTTGAAATACCATTAAAACGATAAGaatgtacttaaaaatgattcaattatCCGGTACTTGGTGATTCTAATAAaaggttaatttaatattagtaacatAACATCTGGTTtgggattttcaattttgattccAATAAATGGTTGATTCTATAAATCAGTGATCACATTAAGCGGAACtcactgtattttttaattttagctatagtacctatatatttttttacattatataatatcgataaataaacttctactaaaatattttattatactaactttaaaaaatgtttgttggaGATTTATAATCGACTATCGtaaatagtattgtatttGACCAATTATTCACTACATTGAGTTACATAACTTGATACGACGTACTATGAGATATTGTAAAATGGTGAAAAGTATCGAAAGCGTACCCCAAATGGTTTAATACGTTAATAGTGTTTATGCAAAATGTAAATCGAGTACCTATGCAATTACTGTTAATTCTGATAACCGTTTTAATGACACTTCTATTGCTTaccgattttatttatttatttttaattacctatgaTGTTTCTGTACTAAtcgaacaaaataacaaatttaaatattgtatcacCTTATCtcaaatatcttaaataagtGTGTATGTACGGTTTATtgtgttatgtatatttaccaCATCAgacgattaatttaaatgctggtagttattcattattattaattaccaattataatttaaaatttttttttatacaggaAAGAAACTTTAccgtcatattaatatatttataggggCATCGTTAGGTATTCAAATTCGTTATAACTGATGTTGTGGTTATAGTTGGTACGAAAAATTACTAGCTAATTCGGTTACTTCGCTCCATTAACTGCCGTTCATTAGAACAACACAaagaataatagttataattttaaattaactaatttgcaagattttttgtttcaatttctttaCGACAGTGTAGTTTAGTATGATAAAAAGCCACATGATCAATATGAAAATGCTAAAGGTCAACAATATTTTCGTACCTACGTCAAATTTGTTAAGCTAGTCAACTAAAGTACAAAAGGATTGCATTGAGTGATTAAGTGCAGCTGTgatgttaattttaactcaatggacattatatatatatgaatttttactGGATGTAAACTACTACGACAATTATTGAAGTATtactatacctacctattactATCTACCATTAAATCAGGTGTATTGTGTTGCAGTGCAATATAAGGtactgtaattaaaaatttgtaataatataatatatatattattattattattatagacagctattgaataaatacctatcaatgtaaatattaataaaacattttaaataaaaaaaattaaccaatttaaataatcatacattgaaaaataataatactcatattttatcaattatttttgtacgatatgattatgatgatt contains the following coding sequences:
- the LOC113556933 gene encoding kinetochore protein NDC80 homolog codes for the protein MKKASFGRRSSAAGRNTFGGSTFGRQNSFDGNDMRLSRRESRGMEKKSMLLKPGFSAKKKSASSENLSAHDPKLWLSTVKKPANQQRNTLVRSTTSMNITGINLVASTPCVTPGLNPNLPGINSSYKNRRLSSESRYSNYGGVVKNRKEVRPLTEKDFQQTAIHKIQNYFLTAPNATHILNNGSMKPMTTTMFTDMCEYLLHKLDRNQVLNKSKYMEELPKIMKKYYYKGKVDKSWLITVNASHSFPQVVGLLLWLVELCETQNRFNVMDTLYPTMLDPDLSEDEDYEQTVEFKMYLPFLLNSYQVESRGSGKPADQEFLKKQEELLLENYKNTLGIDEEALIKLEEELNHHKEELDLLNDLTEEQKLEEMKAMKVALQKDIANSKKYIKDLQTCHGEVQEYISKKKDERVFQEKDIENLQRELNVVNSCINGQQITQDDKKIIEEDIITLKQDIQYESNCLEEYSNIVYSEDLNVVDVRLKLDKLFVQYNKMCAENIVVLPELENAIADKNVLAVHIRESLKEVDELLKSLKNKNVEKLKEVEHKIASIRIELDSAELEYNKLKKIAEKLDPEREADKKRLLEITDRQFEAKQEHENKLYEIQAEIKSINLDNTEVKVKTEEKNNLCQQISEMEEEKKYIYTKTFNSLKKHGELIEETKELVKKLSDQQLQDIQSIKSSYIQKLNL